The genomic window ATTCCGATGAAAAATATGCCCTTTTGAAATTCAATTCCGCCGAGTATACCCGGTGATGTCAGAAGGTAATTATCCCATTCAAAATTAAGTTTATAACTTATTTCAAACTCTTTTGTTTTATGATTTAATTCATTTTTAAATCGGAGTCTATGAATACTTGTTTTTCTATCTTTTATTTCAAAAAAATAGGAAAAAGGTTTAGTTAGTTTTAGTGATCCTCTTATATAACTTTCATACCCGCCTTTCTTTTCAGATTTTAAAAAAATTCTTTCATCAAATTTTAAAAGAATTCTTTTGAATTTTCCTTCCCATCTTACTCCTGCTCCATACTCATCTCTACCTTCTCTTTTCCAGTCAAATTTTGTATTAAAATAGTTTATATGGTTTTTGGGAAGAGAATAAATAAATACAAACAGTCTTGAAAAATCATATGTTTTTCTTATTCCTGAATAAAAAAATACTTTTTTATTAATGAATCCAATTTCATAAAAAAGGTATAAAGAGCCAAATATTGAGCCTGTTAAAGAAAAAAAGGGTAAATTTTTATTTTCTTTTAAGTCTTTCAGAAAACCGACAAGAGGGAAAATCTGTAATCTTTCAAAAGGAAAGGATATAAAAAAGGTATAGAAGGTATCTTTTTCATAACCAAAACCTGTATCAAAATTTTTATAGGAAAAAGCAACTCCCCTTATTCCTATATCTCTTGAATATGAAATAAGGGGTCTAAGTCTTTTTAAATTTGATGGCAAGTAAAATAATTCAGGGGAAAAAGCATAATATTTTCCAAACAGGAGTCCTTTACCGAATTCAAAAATATAATCCCCTAATATGATACTTAATCCCTTATATTTTAGCTCACCATAAAATTTATCAATATCACTGAAATTATAATGAGTAAACCCAAAATCAAAAATAGAGTAAAGTCCTTTTATTTTTCCCTTTACATTTCTATAGAATTTATTTTCTCCGTATTTATCGTTATAGGTTCCCTTTGTTTCCTGATAAAAGTTAAAAATAAAAACATTAAAGTCAAAATAATTTTCAAGGTAATCATACTCTGGGGATAAATTTAATCTGTGTTTAAAGTCATTAAAATCAATAAAAAAACCATTTTTTCTCTCTTCTATAATTTTTTTTGCTAAATCCTTTGATATTCCTGGTATGTCTAAAATTTCATTGTATTCAGCCTTATTTATTTTTAATTTTATAAATTCTTTTTGATATATTTCTTCAATAAGAGTTTCATTTAATTCTTCTTCTTCAATATCTTGTGCAAAAATTGAGGTAAAAATGATTAAAATTATTAAAAGGTTCTTTTTATTATAAAATCGCATAAATTTTTTAAAAAACTTGTATCATAGGACAAATTATCCAGAATAAATTTTGCCCTATCAATATGAGATTTTGCAATTTCAATAGATTTTTCAAGCCCGAAAACCTTCACATAGGTCATTTTATTTATATCCTTTTTAACCTTTTTACCCACTTTTTCTTTATCTCCTGTTAAATCAAGAATATCATCTTGTATCTGAAAAGCCATTCCCATTTCTAAGCCTATTTCTTTAAATTTTTCTACTTCTTCTTTTTTAGCATTTGCTAAAATTGCTCCTATTTCAAGACATGATGAAAAAAATTTTGCTGTTTTTTCTAAATGGATTTTTTTAAGATAATCTACATCTGGTTCCATTTTTTCTCCTTTTATGTCAAGAACCTCTCCTTCAATTACTCCTTTTGGACCAAGTGCTTTTACAAAAGAATCTAAAGCTCTTAACAATTTAAGAGGTTCTGATTTTGATTTTAAAAAAACTTCTATTCCGTAGATAAAAAGGGCATCACCTGCTAAAACTGCAATGTCCTCACCATAGACTTTATGGACAGTTGGAACCCCTCTTCTTAAATCGTCATTATCAATACAGGGTAAATCATCGTGTATTAATGTAAATGTATGAACAATTTCAATTGCACATGCAGGAGGCATTATTTCATCATCTTCTTTTCCACCGCATATTCTATAAGTTTCGTAGGTTAATATAGGTCTTATTCTTTTTCCACCTGCAAGGATAAGGTGTTGCATTGCCTCTTTCAAAGGTGAAGTAACATTTTCTAAGGAAAGGAATTTTAATAGATTTTCTTCAATCTTTTTTTTCCTTATTTCATACTCTTTTAAAAAATTTTCCATTAAATTTTAATTTTAAGTCCAAAATTAAAGGCAAAAGTTTTTAATGGATTTACAAATCTTTTCCCTTCTCCACCTATTTTCTGTATACCTGAAAGCACTCCTAAGAAAGGTGTTGTTCTTGCACCAAGGTATAGTGAGAAGAAGGGGAGATCCAAGTTACCGCCTAAACCAAATGTAACATTTGGAGGTGTAAATAGGTAAAAATCCTCATATTTTAAATATCTCCATGAGAAAACACTTCCATAATTTATGTGAAAGGGACCTGCTCCAAAGCCTGAAGATACCATGAAGTAGGCTTTACCAAAGGCATATCTTCCCTGTGTTAAATCTATTCCACCTGCAAGGTTTAAATTTATAATTAAAAGGTTTATATTTGCTCCTACATTAAGCCCTAAAAGTCCTGGAAATTTAAGTGATTTCCATAAAATTTCATGTTCACGGTTATTATAAAAAAACTCTACCGAATCAATATTTACTTGCCCTGTTATTGTTCTGTTTATAGTATCAACAGTTATGTTATTTATATCAATCAGATATTTGCTTATTCCGTCAATGTAAGAATAGAGTCCTTGAATTCCACCAGAAAGGGTGAAGGGAAAGTTATAATTAAAGGAGAATCCTGCTGTTATTAAAGGAATCTTTAATTTTGCACCGAGAACAACTCCAAATTGTGTTCCTGAAAAATCACCAGTTATTTTATCATTGAAAATTCTGTCCTTAAAGGGTCCATTTATACTTATATTTACATTCCATGGTCTTCCCAGATTATCATTAAAGGTTGAATCAATTCTTAAAGTTATACTTTGAAAATTTCCCTTTATATCATAGTTAAGATCAGCTTTTCCTGAGTATCTTTTAATATTAATTCCTGCTCCCAAGCCAATAATTCCAAATCCAATGGATGCACCTATATTAAAAGGTGAAAGTTGACTTTTTAGAGCACCATTACCATTAAAAATAAGGTTTCCGCTACCGTTTAGTTTAACATTTACAGGTATTGTTACATTTTTTGGTATATCAGGATGGTCTTCTTTTGATAAAAAATCTTTTATTTTTAAATCTAAGGAAATGTTATTTAAATAATTTAAATCAAGATTCGCTCCATATATCTCTTCATTATAGTAGGAAATTCCTAAGTCTATTAAACCAACTTTTGTTTTTGCTCCTAAAAAATCAAATCCTCCTTTATCCTCTGCTGTAAGTTTTAAGGGTATTTCATATTTTTGAATTTCAGTTCCTCCTATGGAATCAATTCCAAGAGGAATATTAAAGTCTATTTCTGTTTTAAATCCAGTGCTTCCAAATATAACAAGTTCATTTTTTGATCCAAAGTGTAAAGAGGCAGGATTCATGTTTTCTCCTATAATACCTTCTCCTTGAGATACATCCAAAAATCCTCTATGTAGAAAATAAAGGGAATTTAGAGGAGTTCTATAATAAAAATTTAAAGAAGTTTGAAGGAAAATAAAAATATGTAAAAAATTCATTTAAAAAAATAACGGAGAGGGCGGGATTTGAACCCGCGAGACCCCTTTTGGGGGCCTGCACGATTTCCAGTCGTGCCCCTTCGACCAGGCTCGGGCACCTCTCCTTTTTATTAAAAATACTATAAATTTAAATTTCTTTTCAAATATAAAGGGTATTCCTTTTTTCTTTTGCCTTGTATAATTTAATGTCAAGTTTTTTTAATATGTTTTCAATATCTTTTATTTCTTCCCAGTTAAACCTTTCTCCACCGATACTTAAAGTAGTTTTTACTTTTTTACCCTCTATAAAAAATTCTTTATTTTCAAAATATTTTCTTAAGTTTTCCATTACCTCTTTTGCTTTTTCAAAGGGTTCATCAAAAATGATAACAAATTCATCACCCCCGTATCTGAAAATAATATTTTTTGATTCTTTTAACAAATTTCTAATTTCATTTGAAAATTCTCTTAAATAATGGTCTCCCTGAATGTGACCAAAATTATCATTTATTTTTTTAAAATAATCTATATCAATCATAAAAACTGGTATATCGTCCCCTCTAAAAGTGCTTAAGATATCTTTAAGATGTTCTTCAAGATATAGAAGGTTATAAAATTTTGTGAGTGGGTCTCTGAAAGCTGCTTCTCTTAATTCATAATTTTTTAGAGAAATTTCATCGTATAACATTATTAATAGTTCTTCAATTCCTTCAAAAATTCCTTTTATTCTTTTTATTTTTGGGGGAAGCTTTTTGTTATTAATTATATAAACAATGAACTCGTAAATATATTTCTTGTAATAAAAATCAATAAGAAATGTATAAATTAAAAAAAGTGTAAAAAGAGTGAGAATAAGATAAAATAAATTAGAATTTTTAGAAAAAAACAAAAAAACCGGGAATAAAATTATAATAAGGAATTTTATGTAAATTGGCATAAAAAATTTCCTTTTTTAAAATAATAAAAATAAGATTGAGTGATTTTCAAAATTTTAAAGATATTTTTCTGATTTTATTTTAGGGAAGATAGATTTTCTTGATTAATAATTTAGGAATTTTTTTTAACGAATAATTTAAAAAATGCTTTTTTAAGGACTTAAAAATAATTCCTAAACTTTCTTTCATCCCTTTAAATTTTTCCTCTACCTCCTTATGTCTTTCCTCTGCATTTTTTCCCATAAGCTTTAAAGTTTCATCCATCTTATAAAGCATCTCACTTATTTTTTCTAACATTTTTGATTGCCTGTTTAGAATTTTTGTCTATTCATAGTTTCTGATTGCTTATTTAATGTTTCTGTCTGCTTGTTTAGTATTTCAGTATGTTTATTTAAAATTTCATTCTGTTTACTTAGCATTTCGTTTTGTTTACTTATCATTTCCTCATACATCTGCCATTACTCCAAGCAAAATAAGTTAAAACTCCTGCCAGACTAAAAAGACCATTTTTTAATTTTGTTAAATCTGTTTTCTTTCATAAAAACTTCGAAATAATCTCTGAAAAAT from candidate division WOR-3 bacterium includes these protein-coding regions:
- a CDS encoding helix-hairpin-helix domain-containing protein, which gives rise to MRFYNKKNLLIILIIFTSIFAQDIEEEELNETLIEEIYQKEFIKLKINKAEYNEILDIPGISKDLAKKIIEERKNGFFIDFNDFKHRLNLSPEYDYLENYFDFNVFIFNFYQETKGTYNDKYGENKFYRNVKGKIKGLYSIFDFGFTHYNFSDIDKFYGELKYKGLSIILGDYIFEFGKGLLFGKYYAFSPELFYLPSNLKRLRPLISYSRDIGIRGVAFSYKNFDTGFGYEKDTFYTFFISFPFERLQIFPLVGFLKDLKENKNLPFFSLTGSIFGSLYLFYEIGFINKKVFFYSGIRKTYDFSRLFVFIYSLPKNHINYFNTKFDWKREGRDEYGAGVRWEGKFKRILLKFDERIFLKSEKKGGYESYIRGSLKLTKPFSYFFEIKDRKTSIHRLRFKNELNHKTKEFEISYKLNFEWDNYLLTSPGILGGIEFQKGIFFIGIYSFNINDYDKRIYVYEAEPPSSFYLEPLYGNGSRLYLGLRIKSEMLYILAKYSENISDRVLPDRRVIFIITLKSY
- a CDS encoding polyprenyl synthetase family protein — protein: MENFLKEYEIRKKKIEENLLKFLSLENVTSPLKEAMQHLILAGGKRIRPILTYETYRICGGKEDDEIMPPACAIEIVHTFTLIHDDLPCIDNDDLRRGVPTVHKVYGEDIAVLAGDALFIYGIEVFLKSKSEPLKLLRALDSFVKALGPKGVIEGEVLDIKGEKMEPDVDYLKKIHLEKTAKFFSSCLEIGAILANAKKEEVEKFKEIGLEMGMAFQIQDDILDLTGDKEKVGKKVKKDINKMTYVKVFGLEKSIEIAKSHIDRAKFILDNLSYDTSFLKNLCDFIIKRTF
- a CDS encoding GGDEF domain-containing protein yields the protein MPIYIKFLIIILFPVFLFFSKNSNLFYLILTLFTLFLIYTFLIDFYYKKYIYEFIVYIINNKKLPPKIKRIKGIFEGIEELLIMLYDEISLKNYELREAAFRDPLTKFYNLLYLEEHLKDILSTFRGDDIPVFMIDIDYFKKINDNFGHIQGDHYLREFSNEIRNLLKESKNIIFRYGGDEFVIIFDEPFEKAKEVMENLRKYFENKEFFIEGKKVKTTLSIGGERFNWEEIKDIENILKKLDIKLYKAKEKRNTLYI